From the Daphnia carinata strain CSIRO-1 unplaced genomic scaffold, CSIRO_AGI_Dcar_HiC_V3 NW_026453042.1, whole genome shotgun sequence genome, one window contains:
- the LOC130697267 gene encoding uncharacterized protein LOC130697267 has protein sequence MASLNALISRRAGNRGAVTRLIPKIQAIIDDQTMDKDQKVHELEKKLMDLHNKIKIIENIDNEIQEVIDENDLEAEINSSSTANSIIFDARDAAEFVLMKLKQEISNEQAAMAAAATVENPVAQAPPLIAISDSSNLPKFELPCFDGNILLWRSFWDVFEVEVDAKTKYSDATKFNFLNSRLMGEAKALLAGLTPTNFNYPKAVDLLKQRYGQPHKIIMAHMRALVALAKPTHDRNSLRAFADNLESNIRGLEALGKGIDTYGDLLVCILLDKLSAEVRRNLTRQHGAIEWSLDDLRVSLRKEIEILEDSTETPFNNKRNQHPGKQAGVMFAGTRRPSPEFNKRSCAFCLGSHYSTECTTAPTVEERFAIAKVKRLCFNCLSSNHSSSIDCPSKKRCRICKRSHHTSLHYASRNQQDHNIPVQFKAKSNNDSTQAAVTNTSVSKTVSFESANDSATSTFVFLETAIVTVHSKGIKRQANVLIDKGAQRSFITTKLARNLHLQPLYRESLMIVGFAAPSKSAQLYDVSHLSFIDRRGSTMNIQVVVVDHIVNPLEDSYRSVVCKLPHLKNLPLAHPNIGSSSFDIDILLGANYYWDIVGDHVVRGPGPTAISSRFGYIISGCMQQTSECSQHDTTAFHVSVEEQFEMARFWDLESLGISPDSEMEDATMTYQTNCIELRNGRYIARLPWKHQHPPLGSNWYMCHQQTRHMIRRLAKDTSRFQTYHRIIQEQLNSGFIEKIPIGEQNQRKGHYVPHHGVFKESSTTPLRIVYNCSCKSKGGVSLNDCLETGPSLQNNMVEILLRFRAHAIAITADIEKAYHQVQLHEDDRDFVRFFWIKDDKDPESDMEVYRFKVIPFGANSSPFILLSVIKNHLSCETSEVAKDMDLNIYVDNLLTGCDTTEESLSYYKEANSIFKKAGLTLKSWCSNDQRLNSCSASDGVNDESSQNKILGLQWSRAKDVIALPGLKISSFSLTGITKRNVLRGISTVYDPLGFISPLTIPAKILIQDVWKLKLQWDDPLPIDLQDRWIGIVQGIERSKFELRRQYFESKLECEMLHVFVDASQYAYGAVAYLANDSTGTFVLSKSRVAPLRGDNKMLTLPQLELMAAIIGIRIAKTILKSFAPLRYRPKCIMWSDSQIVLYWLAQTKTNKSQFVVNRVKTVCDFNNEHEASWRYCPTHQNPADLLTRGITFQQFSSSSWFSGPPWLADSESWPVWNLTQASTSIIHLASIKEKPFVNHISSRKGANISSVFDVARYKWSSLIRVTAIVRRFVENIKKKDKSKKSWQLGLIHVAELREAEMLWIKSAQIQHFDDELEYLKKSDGRRPALVSQLDLFIGKDGLIQCNGRLGNASISATAKYPVLLPTKSNVTKSIVQAVHERVMHSGVKHTVSAVRQRFWIPRIRQVIKNILHTCVTCRRVNGPPYATPNDAPLPTERVTNALPFTVTGVDYTGAYVIRGPKEAPKQDQNVYILLFTCATSRAIHLEVVEELTTKAFIEAFRCFTTHHSMPSVIMSDNATTFECAAKAFRKIFTNPGLVRHLSDLQVEWRFIPKRAPWYGGFWERLVGVTKTALAKIIGRSKPTMSEFRALIADAEAVINDRPLEEPSSDVQDGETLSPAHLMYGRRMVSLPFNSEMAEEILDPSFKEEPSDIKKSVVKHQKLLNQFQKQFMANYIPALREYHRATHKMQPTVVKEKDVVLIQDEGPRKKWKLAVVETLIRGKDNQVRAVEVRTAKGKTNRPISKLHPLQLSEPEEIEAIQCGSEKPARPSRKAAEQAKEKIKIMSNV, from the coding sequence ATGGCGTCTCTTAACGCTCTCATAAGTAGAAGGGCAGGCAATCGTGGTGCCGTCACGAGACTCATCCCTAAGATTCAAGCGATCATCGACGACCAGACCATGGACAAAGATCAAAAGGTTCATGAACTTGAGAAGAAACTGATGGACTtacacaacaaaataaaaatcatcgAAAACATCGACAACGAAATTCAAGAAGTCATCGACGAGAACGATCTAGAAGCTGAGATTAATTCGTCGAGTACAGCGAATTCTATTATCTTTGATGCCAGAGATGCAGCAGAATTCGTCCTCATGAAGCTAAAGCAAGAAATTAGCAACGAGCAAGCAGCCATGGccgcagcagcaacagtcgAGAACCCCGTAGCGCAGGCCCCTCCCCTCATAGCTATTAGCGACTCGTCCAATCTGCCAAAGTTTGAGTTGCCCTGCTTCGATGGCAACATTCTATTATGGCGCTCGTTTTGGGATGTTTTTGAAGTGGAAGTGGATGCCAAGACCAAATATTCTGACGCGacgaaatttaattttctcaaTTCGCGCCTCATGGGCGAAGCTAAGGCTCTGTTAGCGGGTCTCACGCCTACCAATTTCAATTATCCAAAGGCAGTCGATCTTCTTAAACAACGTTATGGTCAACCACACAAGATCATAATGGCGCACATGAGAGCATTGGTGGCTCTAGCTAAGCCAACTCACGATCGCAATAGCTTACGTGCCTTTGCCGACAATCTGGAGTCCAACATACGTGGATTGGAAGCGTTGGGAAAAGGAATCGACACTTACGGGGATCTACTCGTGTGCATTCTTCTCGACAAACTCTCAGCTGAAGTTCGTCGAAACTTAACTAGACAGCACGGTGCCATCGAATGGTCATTAGACGACCTGCGTGTATCATTaaggaaagaaattgaaatattgGAAGACAGCACTGAAACGCCGTTCAATAACAAACGCAATCAGCACCCAGGTAAACAAGCGGGAGTAATGTTTGCTGGAACTCGTCGACCATCACCAGAATTCAACAAACGTTCATGTGCGTTTTGCTTAGGAAGCCATTATTCCACTGAATGTACAACTGCTCCAACTGTGGAAGAACGTTTCGCGATTGCTAAAGTAAAGCGGTTATGTTTTAACTGTCTGAGCTCAAATCACTCCTCAAGTATAGATTGTCCATCAAAGAAGCGGTGTCGCATATGCAAGAGAAGCCATCATACCAGTCTCCATTACGCCAGTCGAAACCAACAAGACCATAACATTCCGGTCCAATTTAAggcaaaatcaaacaatgactCCACGCAAGCTGCTGTCACCAATACGTCTGTTTCAAAAACAGTTTCATTCGAAAGTGCAAATGACAGTGCAACATCAACCTTTGTGTTTTTAGAAACTGCCATAGTTACGGTGCACTCCAAAGGAATCAAACGGCAAGCCAATGTACTGATAGATAAAGGTGCACAGAGATCCTTTATCACAACAAAACTCGCGAGAAATTTACATCTTCAACCACTTTATCGAGAAAGTTTAATGATAGTGGGTTTCGCTGCACCATCTAAAAGTGCTCAACTCTATGACGTGAGTCACCTCTCATTCATTGACCGAAGAGGATCCACAATGAACATTCAAGTCGTGGTAGTAGACCATATTGTGAATCCCCTTGAAGATTCTTATCGCAGTGTAGTGTGCAAACTTCCTCATCTCAAAAACTTACCACTGGCACACCCTAATATTGGCAGCTCGTCATTTGACATTGACATCTTGTTGGGAGCCAATTACTATTGGGACATAGTAGGTGATCATGTCGTTCGTGGTCCAGGACCAACGGCTATAAGCTCAAGATTCGGATACATCATCTCAGGATGCATGCAACAAACATCAGAATGCAGTCAACATGACACCACGGCTTTTCATGTATCCGTGGAAGAACAATTCGAAATGGCAAGATTTTGGGACCTGGAATCGCTGGGCATTTCTCCAGATTCAGAGATGGAAGATGCAACTATGACTTACCAAACCAATTGCATTGAACTTCGGAATGGCAGATACATCGCCAGACTCCCATGGAAACATCAGCATCCGCCATTAGGATCAAACTGGTATATGTGCCATCAACAAACGCGCCATATGATCCGACGCCTAGCAAAGGACACATCTCGTTTTCAAACGTACCATCGCATCATCCAAGAACAACTGAACAGTGGGTTCATTGAGAAAATTCCAATCGGAGAGCAAAATCAACGAAAAGGTCATTATGTGCCGCATCATGGAGTCTTCAAGGAATCAAGTACAACTCCATTACGCATCGTGTATAATTGCTCATGCAAAAGTAAAGGAGGTGTAAGTCTCAACGATTGTTTGGAAACGGGACCATCATTGCAAAATAACATGGTGGAGATTCTACTTCGATTTCGCGCTCACGCAATAGCCATAACAGCGGACATCGAAAAGGCTTATCACCAAGTCCAACTGCATGAAGACGACCGCGATTTCGTGCGATTTTTTTGGATCAAAGATGACAAGGATCCGGAGTCGGATATGGAAGTGTACCGTTTTAAAGTCATTCCCTTTGGCGCGAACAGTTCACCTTTCATCCTCTTATCAGTCATCAAGAATCATCTATCATGCGAAACAAGCGAAGTAGCAAAAGATATGGACTTAAACATATACGTGGACAATCTCTTGACTGGATGTGACACCACCGAAGAATCACTAAGCTACTATAAAGAAGCGAACTCTATATTCAAAAAGGCTGGCCTGACGCTAAAATCGTGGTGCTCCAATGATCAACGTCTCAATTCCTGTAGTGCGTCCGATGGGGTAAATGATGAATCATCGCAGAACAAAATTCTTGGACTACAGTGGTCTCGTGCAAAAGATGTCATCGCTCTACCTGGATTGAAAATTTCATCGTTTTCTCTGACAGggataacaaaaagaaatgtactCAGGGGAATTTCCACTGTATATGATCCTTTAGGATTCATATCGCCTCTCACCATTCCGGCAAAAATTTTAATCCAAGATGTTTGGAAATTAAAACTGCAGTGGGACGATCCACTGCCCATCGATCTACAAGACCGCTGGATCGGCATTGTACAAGGGATTGAAAGATCAAAATTCGAACTTCGAAGGCAATACTTTGAGTCAAAACTCGAATGCGAAATGCTGCATGTGTTCGTAGATGCAAGCCAGTATGCTTATGGAGCAGTAGCCTATCTAGCAAATGATAGCACGGGAACGTTCGTCCTTTCAAAATCGCGCGTAGCCCCTCTTCGAGGTGATAACAAAATGCTCACACTGCCTCAACTAGAATTAATGGCAGCTATCATTGGTATTCGAATAGCCAAGACCATTCTAAAATCCTTTGCGCCCTTACGCTACCGACCAAAATGCATCATGTGGTCGGACAGTCAAATAGTTCTCTATTGGTTGGCTCAAACAAAAACCAATAAATCTCAATTTGTCGTCAACCGTGTGAAAACGGTCTGTGACTTTAATAATGAGCATGAAGCCAGCTGGCGGTATTGCCCGACGCATCAGAATCCGGCGGATCTTCTCACCAGAGGAATAACTTTTCAACAATTCTCATCAAGCTCTTGGTTTAGTGGACCGCCGTGGCTTGCCGACAGCGAAAGTTGGCCAGTATGGAACCTTACACAAGCATCGACTTCCATAATTCATCTGGCTAgtataaaagaaaagccattCGTCAATCATATCTCATCACGAAAAGGTGCAAACATTTCATCAGTGTTCGATGTAGCTCGATATAAGTGGTCGTCTTTGATAAGAGTAACAGCTATCGTGCGTCGATTTgtagaaaacattaaaaagaagGATAAATCTAAGAAAAGTTGGCAACTGGGTCTTATTCACGTCGCAGAATTACGTGAAGCGGAGATGTTATGGATTAAGTCGGCTCAAATTCAACATTTTGATGACGAACTGGAATATCTCAAAAAATCCGATGGCAGGCGTCCAGCATTGGTCTCCCAGCTTGACTTATTCATCGGAAAAGACGGACTCATCCAGTGCAATGGACGGCTAGGAAACGCGTCCATCAGTGCAACAGCTAAATATCCAGTGTTACTACCCACCAAATCGAACGTGACCAAGTCAATAGTGCAAGCAGTTCATGAACGAGTTATGCACAGCGGAGTGAAACACACAGTGTCAGCTGTAAGGCAAAGATTTTGGATTCCAAGAATCCGGCAAGTAATCAAGAACATCTTACACACTTGTGTCACTTGCCGCCGCGTAAATGGACCTCCGTATGCAACCCCGAACGACGCACCACTTCCAACGGAAAGAGTGACCAATGCCTTGCCATTTACGGTAACGGGAGTGGACTACACTGGAGCATACGTCATAAGGGGACCAAAAGAAGCTCCGAAACAAGATCAGAATGTTTACATTCTACTTTTCACGTGTGCGACCTCAAGGGCAATTCATCTAGAAGTCGTGGAAGAATTAACTACAAAGGCATTCATTGAAGCTTTTCGCTGCTTCACTACACATCATTCGATGCCATCAGTTATCATGTCGGATAACGCAACAACTTTTGAATGTGCAGCCAAagcctttagaaaaatctTCACCAATCCGGGACTCGTCCGACATTTATCAGATCTTCAAGTCGAGTGGCGATTCATCCCAAAAAGGGCTCCATGGTACGGGGGCTTCTGGGAACGGCTTGTAGGTGTAACAAAAACAGCTCTGGCAAAAATCATTGGACGTTCAAAACCGACAATGAGTGAATTTAGAGCCCTTATAGCGGACGCGGAAGCAGTAATCAACGATAGACCTCTGGAGGAACCATCATCAGACGTCCAGGACGGGGAGACACTCAGCCCGGCTCATTTAATGTATGGGCGACGTATGGTCAGCCTTCCGTTCAACAGCGAAATGGCGGAGGAAATATTAGACCCCTCATTCAAGGAGGAACCTTCAGACATCAAAAAGTCGGTCGTCAAACATCAAAAGCTGCTGAACCAATTTCAAAAGCAATTTATGGCAAATTACATTCCCGCTCTACGCGAATATCATCGAGCAACTCACAAAATGCAGCCAACGGTGGTTAAAGAAAAGGATGTTGTACTCATTCAAGACGAAGGACCAAGGAAGAAGTGGAAACTCGCGGTAGTAGAAACGCTCATCAGAGGAAAAGACAATCAAGTGCGAGCCGTTGAGGTCCGCACAGCTAAGGGAAAAACCAACCGCCCTATATCTAAATTACATCCGCTACAGTTGTCTGAACCAGAGGAGATAGAAGCCATCCAGTGTGGATCTGAAAAACCAGCCCGTCCGTCGAGGAAAGCAGCTGAGcaggcgaaagaaaaaataaaaattatgtcCAATGTCTAA